One segment of Trachemys scripta elegans isolate TJP31775 chromosome 1, CAS_Tse_1.0, whole genome shotgun sequence DNA contains the following:
- the LOC117879590 gene encoding cytoglobin-1-like isoform X1, producing the protein MKLHQCQCLSAQFMREKKVSQLSCISLPFLLQTHCRMFTEHPDTKSYFTHFKGMGTAEEMEQSDQVRSHGKRVLTTINDLVQHLDSTDAFLGIVNPLGKKHAMQLKVDPKNFRIICDIILQLMEEKYGGDCKASFEKVTNEICTRLNNAYKEAGW; encoded by the exons ATGAAGCTACACCAGTGTCAATGCCTCAGTGCTCAGTTCatgagggaaaaaaaagtctctcaACTGTCTTGTATTTCTCTCCCATTTCTTCTCCAAACCCATTGCAGAATGTTTACAGAACATCCAGACACCAAGTCCTACTTCACCCACTTTAAAGGGATGGGTACAGCTGAAGAGATGGAACAGTCAGATCAGGTCAGGAGTCATGGCAAGAGGGTCCTCACCACCATCAATGACTTGGTCCAACACCTCGACAGCACTGATGCTTTCCTTGGGATAGTGAACCCACTTGGCAAGAAACATGCCATGCAGCTCAAGGTTGACCCCAAGAACTTTAGG ATAATCTGTGACATTATCTTGCAACTGATGGAGGAGAAATATGGTGGAGACTGCAAGGCTTCCTTTGAGAAGGTGACCAACGAAATCTGCACTCGTCTGAACAATGCCTACAAAGAAGCTGGCTGGTGA
- the LOC117879590 gene encoding cytoglobin-1-like isoform X2 — protein MAFSEAEVQRARGAWEKMYANAEDNGTTVLVRMFTEHPDTKSYFTHFKGMGTAEEMEQSDQVRSHGKRVLTTINDLVQHLDSTDAFLGIVNPLGKKHAMQLKVDPKNFRIICDIILQLMEEKYGGDCKASFEKVTNEICTRLNNAYKEAGW, from the exons ATGGCATTCTCTGAAGCAGAAGTGCAGAGGGCTCGTGGGGCCTGGGAGAAGATGTATGCCAatgctgaagacaatgggacaaCTGTGCTGGTCAG AATGTTTACAGAACATCCAGACACCAAGTCCTACTTCACCCACTTTAAAGGGATGGGTACAGCTGAAGAGATGGAACAGTCAGATCAGGTCAGGAGTCATGGCAAGAGGGTCCTCACCACCATCAATGACTTGGTCCAACACCTCGACAGCACTGATGCTTTCCTTGGGATAGTGAACCCACTTGGCAAGAAACATGCCATGCAGCTCAAGGTTGACCCCAAGAACTTTAGG ATAATCTGTGACATTATCTTGCAACTGATGGAGGAGAAATATGGTGGAGACTGCAAGGCTTCCTTTGAGAAGGTGACCAACGAAATCTGCACTCGTCTGAACAATGCCTACAAAGAAGCTGGCTGGTGA